One window of the Rosa rugosa chromosome 3, drRosRugo1.1, whole genome shotgun sequence genome contains the following:
- the LOC133737418 gene encoding uncharacterized mitochondrial protein AtMg00810-like produces MSAKAVLTTHDGDLLGNPTAFREMVGSLQYLTITRPNIAFVVNSVSQFMSQPRAPHLIAAKRILRYVKGTLGHGLHFSPQSQPAHLSAYSDADWACCPESRRSTSGYLIYPGNTLISWCSKKQRTIARSSAESEY; encoded by the coding sequence ATGTCGGCAAAGGCTGTTCTCACCACACATGATGGTGATCTTCTTGGAAATCCAACTGCCTTTCGTGAGATGGTTGGCTCCTTGCAGTACCTAACCATTACACGCCCTAACATAGCCTTTGTGGTCAATTCTGTGTCACAATTCATGAGTCAACCTCGTGCTCCACATCTCATTGCAGCCAAACGTATTCTCCGCTATGTCAAAGGCACACTAGGCCATGGTCTCCATTTTAGTCCTCAAAGCCAACCTGCCCACCTTTCTGCTTACTCTGATGCCGATTGGGCCTGCTGTCCAGAATCTCGCCGTTCCACTTCCGGCTATCTCATTTACCCTGGCAATACCCTTATCTCTTGGTGTTCCAAAAAGCAACGTACCATTGCTCGCTCCAGTGCAGAATCTGAATATTGA
- the LOC133735648 gene encoding protein NUCLEAR FUSION DEFECTIVE 4-like — MSSSSSKAFQWLSLVGIIWLQSINGTNTTFPAYSSQLKNTLFLSQLQINNLVFASDAGKLFGWFSGIAAIYLPLWLVLMIGSLLGLIGYGVQFLFVTNQISSSPAYWQIFLLTMVAGNSVCWINTVCYVVCIRNFPFHQQVAVGLTTSYQGLSAKIYTDIVGAAFSSSPHKRAKAYLLLNSLLPLLVCVVVAPFVRDIDVGTGEPRNMAAGFKLMFMVTIATGIYAVITSLGSMSSIHLSPLQGVIGTVLFLLIPLVIPIVEKIGEKLSRRWSLDRENRVHDFSIEDQKGLESIESGVVKEEEEEEHSTVQVHNEVGEVQVHHGIGVREEIGVKLMVKRIDFWLYFLVYIFSATIGLVFLNTLGQIAESRGSSKTSSLVSLSSSFGFFGRLMTSLLDYLFSRSKYMISRPAFLVTLGAPLVGVFFLLLNPANVSLIISTAIIGVCTGAITSIAVSITKELFGTKNFSINHNVVVVNISIGSFLFGYSSALIYRKEGNEDGSCLGMACYRSTFIIWGSLCTLGTTLAFVLYARTRKFYSKIS, encoded by the exons AtgtcttcatcctcatcaaaaGCTTTCCAATGGTTAAGCCTTGTGGGCATCATATGGCTTCAATCCATAAACGGAACAAACACCACCTTCCCTGCTTATTCCTCCCAACTCAAGAACACTCTCTTCCTCTCCCAACTACAAATCAACAATCTCGTCTTCGCCTCCGACGCAGGGAAACTCTTTGGTTGGTTTTCCGGCATTGCTGCTATTTACCTTCCCCTCTGGCTAGTCCTCATGATCGGCTCACTTCTCGGGTTGATTGGCTACGGTGTCCAATTTCTATTCGTAACCAACCAAATCTCATCATCTCCAGCATATTGGCAAATATTCTTGCTCACCATGGTGGCCGGAAATAGTGTCTGTTGGATCAACACCGTTTGCTATGTTGTTTGCATTCGAAACTTTCCGTTTCACCAACAGGTTGCTGTGGGACTAACAACAAGTTACCAGGGATTGAGTGCAAAAATCTACACAGATATCGTTGGTgctgctttttcttcttcacctcATAAGAGAGCCAAGGCCTATCTTCTTCTAAACTCTCTCCTGCCTTTACTAGTCTGTGTTGTAGTGGCACCATTTGTGAGAGACATTGATGTGGGAACAGGGGAGCCCAGAAATATGGCAGCGGGGTTCAAATTAATGTTTATGGTAACAATTGCCACCGGAATCTATGCCGTGATCACCAGTTTAGGATCAATGTCGTCTATCCACTTATCGCCATTGCAGGGTGTGATAGGTACCGTATTGTTCCTACTGATCCCCTTGGTCATCCCAATTGTGGAAAAAATCGGAGAAAAATTATCAAGAAGGTGGAGCCTAGACAGAGAGAACAGAGTGCATGACTTCAGCATAGAAGATCAGAAAGGCCTTGAGAGCATAGAGAGTGGTGTAgtgaaagaggaagaagaagaggaacatAGTACAGTGCAGGTTCATAATGAGGTTGGTGAAGTTCAGGTTCATCATGGGATTGGTGTTAGAGAGGAGATTGGAGTGAAGTTGATGGTGAAAAGGATAGATTTCTGGTTATATTTCCTAGTGTATATTTTCAGTGCAACAATTGGGCTTGTGTTCTTGAACACCTTGGGACAGATAGCAGAGTCAAGAGGCTCATCTAAGACTTCTTCTCTGGtttctttatcttcttcatTTGGGTTCTTTGGCCGTCTCATGACTTCACTTCTGGACTATCTCTTCTCAAG AAGCAAGTACATGATTTCAAGGCCTGCATTCCTAGTGACATTAGGGGCACCATTAGTAGGagttttcttcttgcttctcaACCCAGCTAACGTCTCCCTTATCATCAGTACCGCCATTATAGGAGTGTGCACTGGAGCAATTACTTCTATTGCAGTGTCCATAACCAAAGAGCTATTCGGGACCAAGAATTTCTCAATAAATCACAATGTGGTGGTTGTGAATATCTCAATCGGGTCGTTTCTTTTTGGCTACTCATCTGCTCTTATTTATCGCAAGGAAGGAAATGAAGATGGTAGCTGCTTGGGAATGGCTTGTTATAGGAGCACCTTCATTATTTGGGGTAGTCTCTGTACGTTAGGGACTACTCTAGCTTTTGTGCTATATGCAAGAACAAGAAAGTTCTACTCCAAAATATCATAG
- the LOC133737417 gene encoding protein NUCLEAR FUSION DEFECTIVE 4-like, which translates to MSSSSSKAFQWLSLVGIIWLQSINGTNTTFPAYSSQLKNTLSLSQLQINNLVFASNAGKLFGWFSGIAAIYLPLWLVLIIGSLLGLIGYGVQFLFVTNQISSSPAYWQIFLLTMVAGNSVCWINTVCYVVCIRNFPFHQQVAVGLTTSYQGLSAKIYTDIVGAAFSSSPHKRAKAYLLLNSLLPLLVCVVVAPFVRDIDVGTGEPRNMAAGFKLMFVVTIATGIYAVITSLGSMSINLSPLHSVIGTALFLLMPLVVPIVEKIGEKLSRRWRSLDRENIVHNFSTDDQKGLESIESGVVKEGEEEKHSTVHVHNEVGEVQIRHGIGVREEIGVRLMVKRIDFWLYFLVYIFSATIGLVFLNTFGQIVESRGSCRTSSLVSLSSSFGFFGRLMTSLLDYFFSRKYMISRPAFLVTLGAPIAGAFFLLLNPSNVSLIISSAIIGVCTGAITSIAVSITTELFGTKNFSVNHNVVVANISIGSFLFGYSSALLYRKEGNEDGSCLGMACYRSTFIIWGSLCTLGTTLALVLYARTRKFYSKIS; encoded by the exons AtgtcttcatcctcatcaaaaGCTTTCCAATGGTTAAGCCTTGTGGGCATCATATGGCTTCAATCCATAAACGGAACAAACACCACCTTCCCTGCTTACTCATCCCAACTCAAGaacactctctccctctcccaaCTACAAATCAACAATCTCGTCTTCGCCTCCAACGCAGGCAAACTCTTTGGTTGGTTTTCCGGCATTGCTGCTATTTACCTTCCCCTCTGGCTAGTCCTCATAATTGGCTCACTTCTCGGGTTGATTGGCTACGGTGTCCAATTTCTATTCGTAACCAACCAAATCTCATCATCTCCAGCATATTGGCAAATATTCTTGCTCACCATGGTGGCCGGAAATAGTGTCTGTTGGATCAACACCGTTTGCTATGTTGTTTGCATTCGAAACTTTCCGTTTCACCAACAGGTTGCTGTGGGACTAACAACAAGTTACCAGGGATTGAGTGCCAAAATCTACACAGATATCGTTGGTgctgctttttcttcttcacctcATAAGAGAGCCAAGGCCTATCTTCTTCTAAACTCTCTCCTGCCTTTACTAGTCTGTGTTGTAGTGGCACCATTTGTGAGAGACATTGATGTGGGAACAGGGGAGCCCAGAAATATGGCAGCGGGGTTCAAATTAATGTTTGTGGTAACAATTGCCACAGGAATCTATGCTGTGATCACCAGTTTAGGATCAATGTCTATCAACTTATCGCCATTGCACAGTGTGATAGGTACCGCATTGTTCCTACTGATGCCCTTGGTCGTCCCAATTGTGGAAAAAATCGGAGAAAAATTATCAAGAAGATGGAGGAGCCTAGACAGAGAGAACATAGTGCACAATTTCAGCACAGATGATCAGAAAGGCCTTGAGAGCATAGAGAGTGGTGTAGTGAAagagggagaagaagagaaacATAGTACAGTGCATGTTCATAATGAGGTTGGTGAAGTACAAATTCGTCATGGGATTGGTGTTAGAGAGGAGATTGGAGTGAGGTTGATGGTGAAAAGGATAGATTTCTGGTTATATTTCCTAGTATATATTTTCAGTGCAACAATTGGGCTTGTGTTCTTGAACACCTTCGGACAGATAGTAGAGTCAAGAGGCTCATGTAGGACTTCTTCTCTGGTTTCTTTATCGTCTTCATTCGGGTTCTTTGGCCGTCTTATGACTTCACTTCTGGACTATTTCTTCTCAAG AAAGTATATGATTTCAAGGCCTGCATTCCTAGTGACATTAGGGGCACCAATAGCAGGAGCTTTCTTCTTGCTTCTCAACCCATCTAACGTCTCCCTTATCATCAGTTCCGCCATTATAGGAGTGTGCACTGGAGCAATTACTTCTATTGCAGTGTCCATAACAACAGAGCTATTCGGGACCAAGAATTTCTCAGTAAATCACAATGTGGTGGTTGCGAATATCTCAATCGGGTCGTTTCTTTTTGGCTACTCATCTGCTCTTCTCTATCGCAAGGAAGGAAATGAAGATGGTAGCTGCTTGGGAATGGCTTGTTACAGAAGCACCTTCATTATCTGGGGTAGTCTTTGTACGTTAGGGACTACTCTAGCTTTAGTGCTATATGCAAGAACCCGAAAGTTCTACTCCAAAATATCATAG